TGCGGCGGGCGCTGCCGGTCTCGGTGCGGCCGGGGCGGCGGGACGACCCTTCGGTACGGGCGCCGGCAGCCTCGGCGCCGCGGGTATGGCTTCGGGCGCCTCCGGTACGGGCACGGGCGGTGGTGCGACCAGCGCGGCGGCCGACTTCGACGCCGCGTTCGGCGAAGGCCCCGGCTCCGGCACCGCTTTGGGCACCGGCACCGGCCGTACGGCAGCCGCCGGGTCGGCCCACGGCGCCGTCGCCGACTCCGGGGCGGCCGGCACGTACGCGTACCCCCGGCAGGCCCGCCCCGTCCGCAAGGGGCTGCGGGGCACCCTGCTCAGCGGCGCCCGGCGCAACCTCGTCGCGGCCGCCTCGGGCGCCCTCCTCGCGGCCGTCCTCGGTACCGTCGTCACCCTCGGCGCCACCTCCGGCGACGCCACCGGCGGGGGCGGCTCCCCGGGCGGCAAGGTCACCACCGAGCAGTCGGCGGGCGACGGCGACACCGGCGGCGCCGGCGACACCGGCGTCGACGACTCGGACGGGCAGACGCCCGACGACGGCACCACGGGCGGCTCCGGCGGCGGTACGGGCGGCGGCTCCACCGCCGTCCCCGGCGGCGGTGAGCCGAGCTCCTCCGCCCGCCCGGGCGCCACCGGCGCCACCGGCTCGACCGGCGACCCGTCCACCCCGGGCACCGACCCGTCGAAGCCCGGCGGCGGCACCACCGGCGGCGGCACCGGCCCCTCGACCGGCGGCACCTCCTCCTCGCCCGGTACGTCGGGCTCCCCGACCACGGGCGGCCCGACGACGACCAGCCCCGGCCCGTCCGGGTCCACGACGACCACGCCGGAGCCGACGGACACCGCCACGGACCCGGGCCCGACGGAGACGGCCACCGACCCGGCCACCACCGGGGGCGCCGCGGGCGGCACCACGGGCGGGGACGGCGGGGGCGACAGCTCCGGCGGCGACAGCGGCGGCGGAGCGTCGTCCACCGCCACCGGCACGCCCGCGGACACCGGCACGGCGACGGGCACAGCGGGCACCGCGGTCTGAATCTCCCCCCGCCGTTCGTGCGGCGGCCGCCCCGCCGCACGCGGCGCCGTGCTCCGCCGCAGCCCGGCGCCCCCCGTTCGTGCGGTAGGGGCGTCCGGGGCGGGGGAGGGGCTCGGGACGTGACACGACGACCCCCGGGTGGCGGGAGCCGCCCGGGGGCCGTCACGCGCCCGTCGCGGGCGGGGCCGTCAGAACAGCCGCAGCTTGTCGTCCTCGATGCCGCGCAGCGCGTCGTAGTCCAGCACCACGCAGTCGATGCCCCGGTCCGTCGCCAGGACGCGGGCCTGCGGCTTGATCTCCTGTGCCGCGAACACCCCGCGCACCGGGGCCAGGTGCGGGTCCCGGTTCAGCAGCTCCAGGTAGCGGGTGAGCTGTTCGACGCCGTCGATCTCGCCGCGGCGCTTGATCTCCACGGCGACGGTGGCGCCGTCGGCGTTCCGGCACAGGATGTCGACCGGACCGATCGCCGTCGGGTACTCCCGGCGGATCAGTGTGTACCCCGCGCCCAGTGTCTCGATCCGGTCGGCGAGCAGCTCCTGGAGGTGCGCCTCCACGCCGTCCTTGATCAGACCGGGGTCCACGCCGAGTTCGTGGGACGAGTCGTGGAGGATCTCCTCCATCGTGATGATCAGTTTCTCGCCCGCCTTGTTGACGACCGTCCAGACGCCCGCGGACTCGCCGTCACCCTCCTTGAGGGTGCACGGCGGGGACATCCAGTTGAGGGGCTTGTAGGCCCTGTCGTCGGCGTGGATCGAGACGCTGCCGTCCGCCTTGACCAGGATCAGACGGGGAGCGGAGGGCAGGTGGGCGGTGAGCCGGCCCGCGTAGTCCACGGAGCAGCGGGCGATGACGAGACGCATGGTCGGCAACGCTACTCGACGCATGTGCTTCCGCGCGATTCGGTGCCAAACGCCCGTGATTCCCTGGCCTGTTGTGTCCCAATCTCCTGGTGCGGTCAAGGCGGCGCGCATACCGTGGAAGCGGGAGGTCGTCACTCGTGCACTCTGCGTGTCTACGGGGGCTCCTCCTTCCCTGCCCGTAAGACCCCGCTCCCGCGGGGTCGCGAGAGGAGAACCCATGTCGCTCGACGTCTCACCGGCGCTGTTGGAGCAGGCCGAGCGAGGCGAGGTCGACGAAGCGGCCTTCGTCGACTGCGTCCGGACCTCCCTGCCCTTCGCATGGGAGATGATCAGCTCTCTGGTGGTGCGGCTGAAGGTGGACGGGGGTGCGTTCGCCGACAACCAGACGCCCCCGCCGGACGAGCAGGCGCGTGGGCAGCTGCTGCGTGCGCTCGCGAGTGACGCGATCCGGGGGGCGCTGGAGCGCCACTTCGGTGTCCGTCTGGCCTTCCAGAACTGCCACCGCGTCGCGGTGTTCCCGCTCGACCCGTCGGTCGACGAGCGGTTGGCCCGGTTCACCTCGGCCCGGGCCCAGCTGCTGAACCAGTCGGCCGAGCTGCGCGACTGCTGACGCCGCACGCGTGTTGCCGCTCCGCATCACCCGGGAGGTGTGATCGGTGCAGGGGCGGCAGCAGGTCGGCGACCGGGCAGGTCCACCGCCGGGGCCGGCGGGCCGCTCACACCAGCAGCGGCAGGACCTCGGCGCCGAGGCGGCGTACGTTCTCCTCCGTCGCCGCGACCTCGCCCGAGCCCTCCACCAGCAGCGCGAACCGCCGGATGCCCGTCCGCTCCGCCGTGGCGGCCAGCCGGTCCGCCGCCAGCCGGGGCGTCCCCACCGGGTGCAGTCGGCAGAGCAGCTCCGTGTAGGCGACGGGGTCGCGCATCGATCGGCGTCGGCCGTCCACCGTCACGTGGGCGTCCAGCCCCTGCTTCAGCCACCCCGGCATCGCCTTCAGCAGCGCCTCCGCCGCGTCCGGCGTGTGGTCGGCGAGCTGCGCGACGCCCGCCGAGACGTGGCCCTCGGCGATCCGCGCCACCTCGTCCGGCGTGTGCCCGGCGGCCAGCGCCTCACGGCGCCACAGGGCGGTCATCTCCGCCTTGTCGTCGTCCCCGCAGTGCATGCCGAGCAGCATCGGCAGCCCGCGCTCGGCGGCGAGCCGCACGCTCCTCGGCGACGTGCAGGCGAGGACCGTCTCCGGGGCCGGGGCCCCGTCGATCAGCTCGTCGGGCCGCGGTACGACCGCCACCTCCCGGAAGCGGTGGCGCGGCCCGTCCGCCCCGACGCGGTCGCGGCGCAGCCAGCGCAGCAGCACGTCGAGGGAGTCGGGGAAGTGCCGCTCGTACGCCTCCAGGCCCGCGGCGAACACCTCCAGGTCGACCCACGGGCCGCCGCGCCCCACCCCGAGGGTGAAGCGCCCGCCGGAGGTGATGTGCAGCAGCGCGGCCTGCTCGCCCAGCGCCACCGGGTGCGCCGTCGGCAGCACGCTGACCGCCGTGCCCACCCGGATACGGCGGGTGCGGCCGAGCAGCAGCGCCGCCAGGGTGATCGCCGACGGGCACACGCCGTACGGCACGAAGTGGTGCTCGGCCAGCCACACCGAGTCCAGCCCGGCCTCCTCGGCGGCCTCGGCGGACCGCACGGCCCGGTGCAGGGCCTCGCTGTGTCCCTGACCGGGAAACTGGGCCGCCAGTACGAAAGTTCCCACGCGCATCGCCTGATGCCTCCTTGCCGGCCGACGCGGCTTCCCT
This portion of the Streptomyces changanensis genome encodes:
- a CDS encoding SCO5389 family protein, whose translation is MSLDVSPALLEQAERGEVDEAAFVDCVRTSLPFAWEMISSLVVRLKVDGGAFADNQTPPPDEQARGQLLRALASDAIRGALERHFGVRLAFQNCHRVAVFPLDPSVDERLARFTSARAQLLNQSAELRDC
- a CDS encoding LLM class flavin-dependent oxidoreductase; the protein is MRVGTFVLAAQFPGQGHSEALHRAVRSAEAAEEAGLDSVWLAEHHFVPYGVCPSAITLAALLLGRTRRIRVGTAVSVLPTAHPVALGEQAALLHITSGGRFTLGVGRGGPWVDLEVFAAGLEAYERHFPDSLDVLLRWLRRDRVGADGPRHRFREVAVVPRPDELIDGAPAPETVLACTSPRSVRLAAERGLPMLLGMHCGDDDKAEMTALWRREALAAGHTPDEVARIAEGHVSAGVAQLADHTPDAAEALLKAMPGWLKQGLDAHVTVDGRRRSMRDPVAYTELLCRLHPVGTPRLAADRLAATAERTGIRRFALLVEGSGEVAATEENVRRLGAEVLPLLV
- the nucS gene encoding endonuclease NucS; amino-acid sequence: MRLVIARCSVDYAGRLTAHLPSAPRLILVKADGSVSIHADDRAYKPLNWMSPPCTLKEGDGESAGVWTVVNKAGEKLIITMEEILHDSSHELGVDPGLIKDGVEAHLQELLADRIETLGAGYTLIRREYPTAIGPVDILCRNADGATVAVEIKRRGEIDGVEQLTRYLELLNRDPHLAPVRGVFAAQEIKPQARVLATDRGIDCVVLDYDALRGIEDDKLRLF